The window CAGGGAACTCTCCAAGACGCAAAATATACAAAGACCATGACTCCTCTTCCTCCTGCACCTAGGGTTAACGCTCGACACACCCACTAGCACCGACACTAGCACCAGACTCAGCCACCATGTCTTGTTTGGTTAAGGAACCAAAACTCCAGCTTAGAACAAGATTTTAAGCCTTCATAGCAACAGGTATTATTCAAACTTCATAAAATGAAGTTAAGTTTGAAGTTACCAACAAAAAGATTTACATGTACAAAATCAAATAAGCCTAGTTTCTAATCATGAACATACACGAAAGAGCAACCAATGAAGAAACAAGTGGCATGTTCAAGAATAAACAATATCAGATCATTGTGATGCAACTACAAGAACAAACAACAAATGACAAATATCTTAGAGCCAAATGTGTAGATATTAGTTGTGGTAAAATTGGTCATTTAAAAGCATTTTTATGCATGAAGGGGTGGCATCTGAGAACATTTGTGGAAACTAAGCATCTTCAAAATCCAAGTACAAGAACCACAAGTGTCCATTGCATCTAAGTGCATCCTTGTACGGATGTGACCTGGGGGACCAATCAGCACTTGTCTGTCTTCATGCACATTGTTGTTAGCCTATATATTCtgcatgaaatattttttaaataaagaacAGGAAAAGGAGGAAAGACAGGAACCAAGATGTGACTCAGTCAAAATTAAAAGCATATTCAAAGATGTAAGAATTGAAATTCCCTATTCAAAATATAATGcagtattatttaaaaaaaaaactctgaaATTGtccattctaataaaatctgttAATACTAGAGTCACAAAAATCAGCCAAAAGATAGTGAataggagtttttcttctatcaTCAAAATTATAAACACATGTAAATGAAAGGCAATCCGTCAGCAAAATACAACTAACCAGGCAGTAAGAATCTTTTTGAGCTACCAAAACATGAAAGCTGaataaaagagaaataaaaatgAATTAGATAGGAATATGTATCAGTTCCACTGTCCATGCTAAAAGAACTCAGGAAACAATATAAAAaggacaagaaagaaaagaggataTGACAGCaaaaagagattaaagaaataggGAGCAGTCTATTGAAAGAAAAGTTCTTCTTCAGACGTACCATCAAAATTCCCATCAATGATGCGACTAGAATCATTGTAGTTGTCCATAGATATGACAGCGATGCTTGGGATGAAATTGAGAACCTTCTCAGTAAATACAGACTTCCCAGCCCCAGAAGGACCAGCTACCCCAACCACAATAATCCCATCATTCTTTTGAGCCAATAACTGGCATGCACGTATTACTATGAAGAAACCTTTTTCAAATGACAATGGATCTTGAATTGGAACAATTTCGTAACGATCAGAATTCTTTCTCTTTGCCAACCGAACTTGATCTCTTAATAGACCATGCCTACGTTGGGGTGAGTCCATGATAGAATTATCTTGATCCATCAACCAAAACAATGTGGAATTGCTCTGTAACACAAATAAAATGAGCATGAGTTGAAAAGAATAAACCAAAAAGAACTAAGCAAAATAACACAAGTGCAGAGAGGAGGTTGGAATctgtaataaaaataaaaactgtAATCATAATCACTAAGCTTGTGCATGAAAGCTACTTAAGAATCTAAAATAGAAGGTGCAAATATAATCAGACTCAAGAGTTTCAACTTTCTAATTAAACTCAAACATTTGGTAACTACCACCAGATGAGGAATAACAGCATATATTATGTGAAATAAGACTATGCAAGATATGCATTTGAAAGAAATCAACATCAAATTGACATTGTAACTTAGAACTTGATGCAATTAATAGCCTTTATAGTACCGTTAAAATTTTCAGGTACGATATCAAACAATTTTTGTCTCAAATTCGAAAAGTGATCCCCACCTAACTTGGAATAGTCAATTCAACTCCTCTGGGATACAGTTCCCTAATAAAGTCATCCACAATGACAACTTCCAATTTCCTTAGTGAATGCATGACAACCACAGATGGGATATGTGGTGTACATGTGCATAAAAGAAAATCTTATTTGaatcaattttagattttttttttattaatatcgattgtaatatgtttttatgttgcatGATTGATATTGTTTGTTTAAGTACAAGGTGAAAATGTTGATAAATATGCACTATTATGTGTAAATTAGACATTTTTatcaatctaaatattttaaagatttttgataATGATCACATATTCCCTTGTATACTCTATATCTTCAATGTACTTGGTTGACCATATACCACCTACCTACACTTTTTGAAATCTTGAAATACATTAAGCTTCAGGGTTCAAAGCAAACCAACTTAGCAATCTCCGCTCAGTCATTAGCCAAAAACCAAGAACCATAAAAAGTTGACATAATGCATGCATATAGTATTATCGCATTGCTTCCTTTCATTCAAAAAAGTATTGCTTGACAAAGAATTGACTGAACATGATGGTGTGTATTAACATTTCCAAGCTCAGACATGGGTCCTTACACGGGACAAGAGAATACTCACTCTAGGCTTCCAGCAGATGGAAAGTGGAAAACTTCCAGCTTGGATATGGAGTTTTATCTGAAACAAAAATTTTGTCAGAGTAAAAAAATGTAAATGCTTGATCAAGATGTTTAACTGACCAACCACAAGTAGTTTGCTAATAAAAACTACTCGGGATTTATGTCAAGATCCTTGTATCTTTTCCAATTCAGCCATATGAAGCAAATAGAACTCCAAACAAGTAGAGGTTCCTGATGGATGTTTGTAATCCCTTGAGGTGGTAAaacgagaaaaaataataattttcccCATCAGGTGGCTTTCCAGGTTATTACACTTGAGGCGGTTCCTTCAAAGCATAGATGCACCCCTAGGAGGAGAAAAGTGCTGAAGTTGACGAAGAAATCTACTTTATAGTCAAGTTGTGATACAAAGAATTCACTAAAGGCCAGATACTTCTCTACACCTAACTTGCActctaataagaaaaaaaaaaaggatcgaCTTTATCCTGCGGGTCCTCGCCACCCCCTTCCTCGCCTCCCCCAATTCAACTATTATGTTCTACAGAACAGAAGTTACGGGCCATGGGATAAGGGAATATCAAACAAATTCACCAGGTACCTATATGCCATTTATAAACCAGTCCGAGTGCACGTCGACCATGGTTTAAACCACCCAACaaccaattaaaaaataaaacaattgtaACATATATCAGTTGAATAAGCGAATCGTACCATAACAAAAAAACACGAAAATTCCACTCTAAACGTCCATCgataaaaatttgaattagaTGTTTGACAAACTAACCAAAATGTCAAAGACTTCTGAGTCATCGCTACTTCCACTTATCAAGCCTGTCTCACCCTAACGTCAAGTACGGCACTAGAATTATAGTAAATGTAAAAGAATGGAAAACGTCAAGAAATCTAGAAGAACGCTAGCATCAAAGTCAGCCACCTCGCAGTGGAAATTGCAATGAAACTCAAGGCAAACTCTCGCTGCATAACTTAAGCAGAAGATCTGGGCGAAAAGTTACGGGATTTCCAAAGGGAGCACGAAGACACACTCACTTGCTCGGCAGTGGGATGAGATTGAGGAAGAGATAAAGGCGGCGGAAGCGGAGAAGGGATCGAGTGCGGCGGCTGGTAGGGGAAGGAGCGGATGCCGAGAACGATCGAAACTGGCGAGTGGGCGAGATCGCAGGCCCAGATGATTCCCAACCCCTCGATGGTGCCACGGAAACCCACGGTGGACCTTTAAAAGTCGCATGcgaattattaaataaaataaattgactTCCGTACCCACTCGTGCACCAACCTGGGCAAAAGTGTGCAGTGATTGGAGGAGTGCGCGGGGCCCGCAGATAAATAGTGGGCTCCCTGTAGGGCCCCCTCTGGAGCCTAGTATCTAAAGGACAAGCGAGGAGTGGTTGCGCGTGATCgcttttaatttaaattggtcCCATAACAAGACATGTAATTATTGGACTGGATACGATATGATTCAGAATTTTGAATATAAACGAAAAAAATATTGCAAAAAAACAACACTGTGATTCAAATACGTGAACTGATATAAGGATTTATTCagttattaatttaaaataattttagaaggaTTAATTAAGCTTAGGTTATAATATTAATTAGTATATTAAATGATGATAAATAGAGAGAAGATTATTACAAATAGAGAAAGTAGCATGAGACACGGATAGGCAGATAAGGAGATaacaataaaaaaaaggaaactttAGACGAAGACTGACCGACCGACCCACGATGGATGGTGAGAGACGACGGAGTAACGGTCAAAAGGCGACTCATGATAAAGGAGAAGTAATCTCAAACGAAAGAGAGGCGCACGAGATGAACAGGAAGTGGTTCAAGATGCTAGACAAAAGGAGGGGTCAGGAATACTGGTGAATGGGCGTGAGGATCACAAATAAGTAGGGGAAATCATTTTAGCTAAGTATTCGTATTTCTATTGACCAAAAGGATCGATTAGCCATGCTTTTCCAATGCCacaaatactaaaaaaaaaagctTGAAGCAGAAGATAAATCATCCAACAGAAACTAAACAGGAGCATCATTTTGTGGGATCCCCCTCTACAGACTTGGTGGGGTTTTCTGTGTCGTTGGGATGATTGTTCTTGCCCAAGTTCATCAGATTAAGATTCCATTGTAGCGCACAAGGGGTAAGCTTAGCAAATTGATTGCTCAGGTTTGCACGCAGCTCGTGTGGAGAAAATTGATCTGGAGACTGGATAGCTCTGCCGACGGACTTAATAGCAAGGTCAATCTGTAAATTGCAGCAAGCAAAATGATAGAAAGTTGCTGAAACCGAGTTTAGTAAAACATATTGAAATGAACAAACAAAaccacttttttttttattagtctATGACTTACTTAAGAATCTATAGCTTCAAGCAAAGATATTGAATACCACTTGTTGAACATGGGACGACAATAACACATGAGGTAGTGAGAGAGAAAATTGTGGGTTCCAATATGATACGAGGAGGAAGAACCGAGGGAAAAGTGTATAAAGTAACCTATAAAATGAAGACAATCGTTAACTCAAGGCACTGAGCAAAAAAGCTACCGAGTTATTCATCCATAGCTAGTTCACCAATTTTTGTCAAAATGTTCCAAGTATATATATCATGTAGAAATGCAAATCGCCAAAGATCTGACGTCTGTGGCAAAATATGCAATAAAGGCTTAGAGGCATCCATTTTGTCGACACATTTTCGGTTTGCAATGAATTGATAATAATAGTTGACCACTTCCCTAATAATTTTTGGTGCTGCCATATGTTCATTAACCAATCAAAGTTGCACAGTGCAATAATCTTAATATTACCATTGGAGATAGAGGACTGTTATTACTCGTATTTGGAGGATAGAAAGATGGAGGGCTTACATGATTCCAGTGATTGCAGGATAACAACCGAGGGCGAAAGATGTGGAGGGTTGCCAAGGGCCTTAACCTGTGCAAAGCCTATGGAGGTGGATGGTGGCATGGTAGTGATGCAAATGAGTCAGTCATTGTTACCAGTCAGCAATTAAAACAGGTACTGGACTCTGATGTTGTAAAGGCTGGGAAGAAATTAGGAAGATAACATAAGGAACATAGAAACTTAGTTTTATATTTTCTGTCTGCTGTCGAGTGTAAGAGATTAACCGAAAAAAAGATGCATCACACAGTACTCAATAAGAACCCAAGCTTCTTTCTACTTGGACTGCTACATTTGTCAAGGGTCACAAATTCCTATATACTTAAACAACTAAGAGAGTCAAACATGCATTCTAACATTTGTGAGTGTCCAAACTCCTATTTACTATCACTTGAATATAGCTATGTAAATATTCTATGGGTCAAGGAAAGATGACTCATTAACTTTTAGGGGAACAATAACTGGTACCAGCAACAAGAAACTTCATCTTTGTCTCATCAATCATAATACCATGATAAACTAAAACTAACTTCAGGAAAAGGAGAATTAAACCTTATAGAGACCGAATACAATGAACTCAGTGGTCATTTGGTTGTTTTACTTAGAAATGCAAAGGGAAATACTGATAGAAAAATGACCTTCGATAATGATCTCAAGACTTATCCAGTGACTCAGCTTAAAGTGGAAAAGCATTCAAATTTCCTCCCCCAGTACACAAAACAGACAAAAAAAGAGACAATTTTGACATCCGGAAAATCATTATGATTCATACCGAATGCGAAGCGGCGTTCACCAAAGACTTAGCTATTGGCAAGATGCAAaacctgaaaaaaaaaaattctcgtGATATTACAACCAATTCACTGGATAAAACAAATTTCACAAAAATAAAATTGGTTCATGGAGCAATAAAAGAGTTAAAAATAGCAGAAATAGCGTACATTCCTCGACCGCCTGCATAGGCTTCTTCAGACGGATCCTTCCACTCGTCGAAGCTGCATAATGACAAGAAACCGAAAACAATTCCCAAATAAATTAGGATACGAAGCTTGTTCCTGAATTCTCAGAGtgcaaaagaagaaaacaaatcccAAAATAAAAACGATTTTTTCTCAAAAGAAGAGAACAAAGAGATGGAAGAGAATACATCCAGCCATAACGGTTGTCGAACAACAGGCGTTTCGGAGACCTAGGCGTCAAGGGAAGAGGTAGCAAGTGGGCGTTCTTCGCCTCCGACGAATTCGCCTCCATTGTCGCCTTAGCGAGAGCTCCAAGAGCACCAGCGAGAGCGGAGAACGCCCCTTTTCCTGATTAGGGTCTGGGCAACCCGTGTGCCATGATCGACATCGCACGAGCAGTCCACGTGAGTAAATAAGACGTCAAAAATGCCTTTTTTCTATATATAAATCtcttaaaaaatgtaaaaaactaTTAACTTTTTTTAATTGATTAGATTTGCACGAGGAGAACGGCAAGGAGCTTCCTTCGTTAGGCATGACCATGATAAGCAGATGCTTAAGACGGCGATGGCTAATTCTTCCTGACAATCGATTTTTGATGATTAAGTTAGAAATCTCATGCGCTTATCATCTACATTATGTCCTAGGGATGACTGATTCTAAAAATATTAGTTGGGTTGACCGGACATGTAAGAGAAGGATATTAATTTTTTGTAATACGAGTACTGTTAGATAAAATAATTTAtcggagatttttagaaattagtGAAATTTAAATATAACGAATTAAATTTAAATGTTAAGATGACCTGAGttaataatctcaggctgccaagcTGGTTTATGATAAGTGTCGAATGCAGACTGCACAATAGCTGAGCAGACCAAACAAGTGCGTGCACAACGAGCGAAcaaagtgtaggaccgttgggccagctagaagggggggttgaatagccctgcagaaatcaaaacacaaaccaacccttctcgaactcttaaactgacacttgtaaaataatcaaagcaataaactaagatcagaatagaaaacgaggcaccaggttttgacttggttacaaccggggaggttgttaatccaagaaagatgatcgcactagaatttctccttcaggcggagaagcctcttacaaagttgaagcgcacaatagaagctaactacagaaagcgtacaagtgtttgaaagaaatgcgtgagttctgaatgatgaaaagcttctggaccaagactatatttatagccttggtcggggcgcctggaagggttccgggcgccctggggggataaaactttatcccccaacgtccagaacgtgaaagatgcgttctggtcaaactttacgttccgagcgccccggactgctccgggcgctccgggctgctccgggcgccccagacagttccgggcgccccggagcaaaaagtcaactctggttgacttttgcgtccgggacctctgctccgtttcagtcccgcctcggtccgggtcttctactccggatccgctcgcttgggtgatctctgctatccggaaaaggggtcacccgaacccaacttccggtctttccttctcgtccgccggtgtactcatccgcagtcttcgtccctcggacgcaccgcgtgccgtccttctcgctagctgcgtctcttgctccccgagcaatcttccgctccagctttcgtccctcggaaccaccgcacgcttccttctcgtccgccggtgtactcttccgcagcacctcgtccctcggactgccgtccttctcgctagctgcgtcttccgctcgactacctgtgttcctaagctcctgcacacttagacacaaggttaaaacaaacaggacataccttaacttattgatcacaccaaaacaaccttggggttccaacaatctccccctttttggtgtgatcaacccaagttaagctagggtaaaaatagacataaaattgaattaagtaaattaacttaaattgtaatttaagtgcaaaaagatagaaaaaattaaatctatctacctccccctagacttatacttttccttctccccctttgatcacaaaaaattggggttccaagaaaaataatctaagggttaaagacttagaaaaagtaaaaaaaatctaagttttttagaaaatttttctaagtaattaaagctgagatttctagtttcaaaaaaattcttaacttaggaaaaaaataatttttgagaatatttctaagtatataaataaaatccaaaaaaaatcctCACTCACAtttttaagtatatatatatatatatttttaattgacttatgcaaaaaaaaattctaagtaggtaaatttctaatttgaaataaaatgttttgaataaccttttttaagcactaattaattcttgtattaatgcttcattagtaagttaataaacatttatttcaatattttggcttccaggtcgtggcgaggcactaggccttcttggttattggagcaacaaccacttcctttagacaaaacctcataaagaaattctttgtttaattttctcacttaaagcgctaattttacttttaaaattaatttaagcatgatttaggaacccaatataggttccaacctactggattaactaaaaagtttttagggacatattttcttgaaatgttcctaatttgtcccgggtgatatttaaagtactaatttaaattattaaatcttctaacattggttttagatgaacatgcataattgtttaagttatctatttgaattttcaaattttgattttctaattccaatttctcattttttaattttaatttatctaattcttctaagggacaagacttagctagaattacttttaaatttttattttcactttctaatttacagcagtcttttgttaaaagtttaacaaacttaaacattttatcgggaggaagagatcgtacctgacttaccttgtcgatctcgttgtccgtttctccccctgagctgctgctttcttcttacgtgtctcccccttcatcgatgctctcgatgctcatttcggaagagcttgaatcgcagtcgtcgtcttgatgactcgccattagtgcgagtccgaagaatgcttcgacttccgattcggacgaagtatcatcccacgtcgccttcagggcctttcgtttctggataggcttcttacccttatccttgtctttgttcttcagcttggggcagttgtccttgacatgcccttcttcgtcgcaatggtagcaacggatagttcttttctttctaccctatggatggttagtttttctagaattgtataactttttaaatcgccttaccatcattaccatttcctcgtcatcgagagaagattctgattcaggttcgtctctcaaagctttgagggcgacgttgttctttggcttcctcattcctgcacatcttgactcatgcacttcaaatgttgaaaaaaattcttctaatgaaattttttctaagtccttcgaaatgtaaaaagcatctactagtgatgcccattttgaatttctagggaaggaatttaaagcgtacctgagcgaatctcggttacttacctcttctccgagattcgaaagtccggtgatgaactcctgtatcctcgagtgtagatgtgcaattgtttcaccttcttcaagacagaggttggtgagctggttgcgaagtaagtcccgtctcgcaagcttggcttcggatgttccttcgtgtaattcaaggaacttctcccaaagctcctttgccgagttgtaggtgccgacacggttgacttcttgtggcggaagtacagttagcagatggaattctgctttcttgtttgccatgtactcggcctgctctttctttgtccattgatttttcgctttgccctcgggagcttcaaaaccatgttccattgttagtaataaatcaaaatcggtatcgaaaaatacctccatgtgcttcttccagcttgcaaagttcccctcgaattttggtgggtggatgttagatccggccatcttgttgcttcgttcggcggttagtcctcctgaagcgtctcggctctgataccacttgtaggaccgttgggccggctagaaggggggttgaatagccctgcagaaatcaaaacacaaaccaacccttctcgaactcttaaactgacacttgtaaaataatcaaagcaataaactaagatcagaatAGAAAACGAagcaccaggttttgacttggttacaaccggggaggttgttaatccaagaaagatgatcgcactagaatttctccttcaggcggagaagcctcttacaaagttgaagcgcacaatagaagctaactacagaaagcgtataagtgtttgaaagaaatgcgtgagttcttaatgatgaaaagcttctggaccaagactatatttatagccttggtcggggcgcctggaagggttccgggcgccctggggggataaaactttatcccccaacgtccagaacgcgaaagatgcgttctggtcaaacttcacgttccgggcgccccgggctgctccgggggccccggactgttccgggcgccccgggctgctccgggcgccccagacagttccgggcgccccggagcaaaaagtcaactctggttgacttttgcgtccggaacctctgctccgtttcagtcccgcctcggtccgggtcttctactccggatccgctcgcttgggtgatctctgatatccggaaaagggctcacccgaacccaacttccgatcttctcgagcgagcttccctccggcttctcgtccctcggaatcgctgcgtgtttccttctcgtccgccggcgtactcatccgaagtcttcgtccctcggacgcaccgcgtgccgtacttctcgctagctgcgtctcttgctccccgagcaatcttccgctccagctttcgtccctcggaaccaccgcacgcttccttctcgtccgccggtgtactcttccgcagcacctcgtccctcggactgccgtccttctcgctagctgcgtcttccgctcgactacctgtgttcctaagctcctgcacacttagacacaaggttaaaacaaacaggacctaccttaacttgttgatcacaccaaaacaaccttggggttccaacacaaagtGGCTAAGTGAGTGAGCGGTCGAGCGACTGAGCGAACTAAGAATCCGAGCGGGTAAGCGGTCGGACGAGCAGACAAAGAGGCTAAGCGAGTTTGTGACCGGCCGGGCAAAAAAATCGAGCGGTCGAGTGAAGAAGGCAAGTGACCGATCGAGCAAAGTAAGGTCGCAGTTTCCTTGTAACAGATTCTTCACACCTCTGGTTGTGCTCACACATAAGTCAAACTTAATTCAGTATAATCTAAACCTTAGATTTTCAATATAATCTGAACCTTATATTTGCACCCTCTGCATACCCACGCATGAGAGAAAAACTCTCCTtatacatttgttcacatcatgcATGCACTATTAGAAAAAAATACTTTTTGAGGCACaacaaaatatgtcttaaattataaatttggtgtctcaaaatatttttgagacggTGATTAGATGGTAATGTAGCTGTCCCCAATACAAGcgtctcaaaaaaatattgagataGTTGTACTGTCTCAAATGCTATTTAAGACGGTGATGAGACGGTTGTTCAATTGTCTCAAAAATATTTAAGACAGTTATTTTTTTGTCTCAAATGTTATGTCTTATCTTGTAAAAAAACTAGAGATACTAAATTAAGATGATAATGTGTCGTCTCAAATAGAAGTGAAGATAGTAAATTACTGCCCCTAATGttttgttttgatttattaatacACCATTTgtgaaaaaaattaataatcttaaaaGAACATTTACTATACAAATTAATCTAGATCAGATTAATTGAATTGtcatttcaaaacaaaaggaaaaactctctttataaattaaaaatgatatacataatataaaattcaaatattttttaacttacaAGCTAGTCAGTACATAAGTTTCATGCCAACATTCATCCAATAATAGAAATATCTATATATTCATCATTAATTTGATAAGAAAAAAACTACTATTCCCATGAAAGTTACACAAGAGAAAGCCTAAAGAACAACTCCTCGTgatttagagataactttcataATCCTTCTTTATTATAAtcctgaacataaaaaaaaactcttattagagatcataaagatgatttataatatacACTGATCAAAAAAATCAATAAACAAAACTTTTCAATAAGAAATCTCTTAATCTAACACGTAATCCTCTTTCTTACAactatgtatataaataaaacaaataacccaAGCAATCTAATCGAGCATTTATAATTTTAACATCTTTCAGAGGCTACAACAAGTTTGCATGAAGTAGTCTAGTCTTGGAATGCACAAAAATTTAAGATGGGAGGAACAAAAGGAAATATGAAGCATGACAGAAGTATGCACGATTGCTcatatttcattttaaaaaacaCCAAAcaaacttcaaaagttgaaaaattAACACTAATTTCTAAGCATTAATATTACATGTATTACATGTTAACCATCTAATATAAGTTGAATTGAGTTTTTTATTAATCTTTACAATTAAGAAGACAAAAATAGCTGACTGAAAATATATTATACTGCTAGATGTTAAGGTTGTACATGCGCAAAAAGAACAATGGAGGAATAGAATGAAGTAACATGAATAATTTC is drawn from Zingiber officinale cultivar Zhangliang chromosome 1B, Zo_v1.1, whole genome shotgun sequence and contains these coding sequences:
- the LOC121991687 gene encoding uncharacterized protein LOC121991687 isoform X3, which gives rise to MEANSSEAKNAHLLPLPLTPRSPKRLLFDNRYGWIFDEWKDPSEEAYAGGRGMFCILPIAKSLVNAASHSIDLAIKSVGRAIQSPDQFSPHELRANLSNQFAKLTPCALQWNLNLMNLGKNNHPNDTENPTKSVEGDPTK
- the LOC121991687 gene encoding uncharacterized protein LOC121991687 isoform X1, translating into MEANSSEAKNAHLLPLPLTPRSPKRLLFDNRYGWIFDEWKDPSEEAYAGGRGMFCILPIAKSLVNAASHSALHRLRPLATLHIFRPRLLSCNHWNHIDLAIKSVGRAIQSPDQFSPHELRANLSNQFAKLTPCALQWNLNLMNLGKNNHPNDTENPTKSVEGDPTK
- the LOC121991687 gene encoding uncharacterized protein LOC121991687 isoform X2, translated to MEANSSEAKNAHLLPLPLTPRSPKRLLFDNRYGWIFDEWKDPSEEAYAGGRGMFCILPIAKSLVNAASHSALHRLRPLATLHIFRPRLLSCNHWNHVTLYTFPSVLPPRIILEPTIFSLTTSCVIVVPCSTSGIQYLCLKL